In Roseisolibacter agri, a genomic segment contains:
- a CDS encoding acyltransferase family protein has product MTSATPSTTRRVPRAPVPAPPRSVDAPPTGAGSQGHVDALDGVRGIAILLVMLVHGVANLEASGWARLPVAMARFGWSGVDLFFVLSGWLITRILLEDRGRAGALPAFFARRALRIWPLYFLVLAGLSVLAYGWPAFQPGDAAEFRRAMPWYWTHTFNWYLIVHPSGDTGAYGTGTFWSLALEEQFYLVWPFVVQRLHGRALARTCGALAVGSALLRILLTVVGVSFPLAVLPFTRLEGLAVGAGLAALRDVPEAWARLRRWTAPLADSPVRLVIAALACHALLTWVTQLDPELLQVVGVPTVVCVWGALVLAVVAHGPETPLARILTVRPLRAVGRISYGLYVFHLPAIFLVSCAAVAWRPGTSLAAIFWTGYAVTFVAALLSWRLWERPWLALKRWVPRPARA; this is encoded by the coding sequence ATGACGTCCGCCACGCCGTCCACGACGCGGCGCGTGCCGCGCGCGCCCGTCCCGGCGCCACCGCGCTCCGTGGACGCGCCGCCGACCGGCGCGGGCTCGCAGGGGCACGTCGACGCGCTCGACGGCGTGCGCGGGATCGCCATCCTGCTCGTCATGCTCGTGCACGGCGTCGCGAACCTCGAGGCGTCGGGGTGGGCGCGCCTGCCGGTCGCGATGGCCCGCTTCGGCTGGTCCGGCGTCGACCTCTTCTTCGTCCTGTCGGGGTGGCTCATCACGCGCATCCTGCTCGAGGATCGCGGACGCGCGGGCGCGCTGCCCGCGTTCTTCGCGCGCCGCGCGCTGCGCATCTGGCCGCTCTACTTCCTCGTGCTGGCCGGCCTGAGCGTGCTCGCGTACGGCTGGCCCGCGTTCCAGCCGGGGGACGCCGCGGAGTTCCGCCGCGCGATGCCGTGGTACTGGACGCACACGTTCAACTGGTACCTCATCGTCCACCCGTCCGGGGACACGGGGGCGTACGGTACCGGGACGTTCTGGTCGCTGGCCCTGGAGGAGCAGTTCTACCTCGTGTGGCCGTTCGTCGTGCAGCGGCTGCACGGGCGGGCGCTCGCGCGGACCTGCGGCGCCCTCGCCGTCGGCAGCGCGCTGCTGCGCATCCTGCTGACCGTGGTCGGCGTGAGCTTCCCGCTCGCGGTCCTGCCGTTCACGCGGCTGGAGGGGCTGGCCGTCGGCGCCGGCCTGGCGGCGCTGCGCGACGTGCCGGAGGCGTGGGCCCGGCTGCGCCGCTGGACCGCGCCACTCGCGGACTCGCCGGTGCGGCTGGTGATCGCCGCCCTCGCGTGTCACGCGCTGCTGACCTGGGTGACGCAGCTCGACCCCGAGCTCCTGCAGGTGGTCGGCGTGCCGACGGTGGTCTGCGTCTGGGGTGCGCTGGTGCTCGCGGTCGTCGCGCACGGCCCGGAGACGCCGCTCGCCCGGATCCTCACCGTGCGCCCGCTGCGCGCGGTGGGGCGCATCAGCTACGGGCTGTACGTGTTCCACCTGCCCGCGATCTTCCTCGTCAGCTGCGCCGCGGTGGCGTGGCGCCCCGGCACCTCGCTCGCCGCGATCTTCTGGACCGGGTACGCCGTCACGTTCGTGGCCGCGCTGCTCAGCTGGCGGCTGTGGGAGCGTCCGTGGCTGGCGCTCAAGCGATGGGTGCCGCGTCCCGCGCGCGCCTGA
- a CDS encoding DUF362 domain-containing protein: MAFTRRQFVGTVATGVVAGAVLAPLVARAPQREREARWGRDAYVKPPRSRVAIVRADAYDDRLDAALREGLALFPLDVRGRRVVLKPNLVEFDPAGVINTHPALVAAAARVFRSMDAREVIVAEGPGHRRDNEYLLDASGLGAALEDAGVRYVDLNVDGVRRVATRSRFTGLSELWLPETVAGADLFVSMPKLKTHHWAGATLSMKNLFGIMPGTHYGWPKNVLHVKGIPNSIVDINAALPVRRFAIVDGIVGMEGNGPIQGTARKSGLLAFGEDPVAVDATCARLMTLEPSRMDYLADAGAFLGNVEIERIEQVGESLDRFRQDFAVLDRFQSLKPARHDLAR, from the coding sequence TTGGCCTTCACCCGCCGCCAGTTCGTCGGCACCGTCGCCACCGGCGTGGTGGCCGGCGCCGTCCTCGCGCCGCTCGTCGCGCGCGCGCCGCAGCGCGAGCGCGAGGCGCGCTGGGGGCGCGACGCGTACGTGAAGCCGCCGCGCTCGCGCGTCGCGATCGTGCGCGCCGACGCGTACGACGACCGCCTGGACGCCGCGCTGCGCGAGGGGCTCGCGCTCTTCCCGCTCGACGTGCGCGGCCGCCGCGTGGTGCTCAAGCCCAACCTCGTCGAGTTCGATCCGGCGGGCGTCATCAACACGCACCCCGCGCTCGTCGCCGCGGCGGCGCGCGTCTTCCGCTCGATGGACGCGCGCGAGGTGATCGTGGCCGAGGGGCCGGGGCATCGTCGCGACAACGAGTACCTGCTCGATGCGTCCGGGCTCGGCGCCGCGCTCGAGGACGCGGGCGTGCGCTACGTGGACCTCAACGTCGACGGCGTGCGCCGCGTCGCGACGCGGTCGCGGTTCACGGGGCTGTCGGAGCTCTGGCTCCCCGAGACGGTCGCCGGCGCCGACCTGTTCGTCTCGATGCCGAAGCTCAAGACGCACCACTGGGCCGGCGCCACGCTGTCGATGAAGAACCTGTTCGGCATCATGCCCGGCACGCACTACGGCTGGCCGAAGAACGTGCTGCACGTGAAGGGGATCCCCAACAGCATCGTCGACATCAACGCCGCGCTGCCGGTGCGCCGCTTCGCCATCGTCGACGGCATCGTCGGCATGGAGGGGAACGGCCCGATCCAGGGCACGGCGCGGAAGAGCGGGCTGCTCGCGTTCGGCGAGGACCCGGTCGCGGTGGACGCGACGTGCGCGCGGCTGATGACGCTCGAGCCGTCGCGCATGGACTACCTCGCCGACGCGGGCGCCTTCCTCGGCAACGTCGAGATCGAGCGCATCGAGCAGGTGGGCGAGTCGCTCGACCGCTTCCGCCAGGACTTCGCGGTGCTCGACCGCTTCCAGTCGCTCAAGCCCGCGCGCCATGACCTCGCCCGCTGA
- a CDS encoding phage holin family protein yields the protein MSADGRSSTGSEGRGLSSLLRDLAEGSGELMRQELRLARVEARDLARGLGVGTVEVAVGAVLALLGGLALLSGLILLAGDQWLRDRYWLAALLVTAVAGVVGAVFARRGLALLSPHALAPDQTVATLKEDKEWLRQLRT from the coding sequence ATGTCGGCCGACGGACGCTCGTCCACGGGATCGGAAGGCCGCGGCCTCTCCTCGCTCCTCCGCGATCTCGCGGAGGGCAGCGGGGAGCTGATGCGGCAGGAGCTGCGGCTGGCCCGCGTCGAGGCGCGCGATCTGGCGCGCGGCCTCGGCGTCGGGACCGTCGAGGTGGCGGTCGGCGCCGTGCTCGCGCTCCTGGGAGGGCTCGCCCTCCTCTCCGGGTTGATCCTGCTCGCGGGCGACCAGTGGCTGCGCGACCGCTACTGGCTCGCCGCCCTGCTCGTGACCGCCGTCGCTGGCGTCGTCGGCGCGGTGTTCGCCCGGCGCGGGCTCGCGCTGCTCTCCCCGCACGCCCTAGCTCCTGACCAGACCGTCGCGACCCTCAAGGAGGACAAGGAATGGCTGAGACAACTGCGGACGTGA
- a CDS encoding co-chaperone GroES, producing MPHDRKQLIVVGDRVLVKPEEGEERSKVGLYLPSTAIDTQAVQGGRIVATGPGTPMPDFGGDNFDEPWRLESRRGSGARYVPMQARQGDYALFFRKAAVEITFEGDRYLVVPQAAILALVREPAPDDEDLRFG from the coding sequence ATGCCACACGACCGCAAGCAACTGATCGTCGTCGGCGACCGCGTGCTCGTGAAGCCCGAGGAGGGCGAGGAGCGCAGCAAGGTCGGGCTCTACCTCCCCTCGACCGCGATCGACACGCAGGCCGTCCAGGGCGGCCGCATCGTCGCCACCGGCCCCGGCACGCCGATGCCGGACTTCGGCGGCGACAACTTCGACGAGCCGTGGCGCCTGGAGTCGCGCCGCGGCAGCGGGGCGCGCTACGTCCCCATGCAGGCGCGCCAGGGCGACTACGCGCTCTTCTTCCGCAAGGCCGCCGTCGAGATCACGTTCGAGGGCGATCGCTACCTGGTGGTCCCCCAAGCCGCCATCCTCGCGCTCGTGCGCGAGCCGGCGCCCGACGACGAGGACCTCCGCTTCGGCTGA
- a CDS encoding glycosyltransferase, whose translation MTSPADAPSVALVVPCYNEARRLDVAAFARALDASPALRLLFVDDGSTDDTRAVLDAMASAHADRVAVLALPRNGGKAGAVWSGLRHVLAESPATRAAYVGYWDADLSTPLAALPELVAVLRARAACHAVLGSRVRLLGRRIARRLARHYLGRVWATAASVVLGMPVYDTQCGAKLFRVAGPLTAALEAPFLSRWAFDVELLARLHAATAGQDVDESFVEHPLAEWRDVAGSKLTMGAALRSGLDLARIAWRVRRGARRAVSPVVDRPPAPTGPR comes from the coding sequence ATGACCTCGCCCGCTGACGCGCCGTCAGTCGCGCTCGTCGTGCCGTGCTACAACGAGGCGCGGCGGCTCGACGTCGCGGCGTTCGCGCGCGCGCTCGACGCATCGCCCGCGCTGCGCCTCCTGTTCGTCGACGACGGCAGCACCGACGACACGCGCGCGGTGCTCGACGCGATGGCGTCGGCGCACGCCGATCGGGTCGCGGTGCTCGCGCTGCCGCGCAACGGCGGCAAGGCGGGCGCGGTGTGGTCGGGCCTCCGGCACGTGCTGGCCGAGTCGCCGGCGACGCGCGCCGCGTACGTCGGGTACTGGGACGCGGACCTCTCGACGCCGCTCGCGGCGCTGCCCGAGCTGGTGGCGGTGCTGCGCGCGCGCGCGGCCTGTCACGCGGTCCTCGGCTCGCGCGTGCGGCTGCTCGGGCGGCGCATCGCGCGGCGGCTGGCGCGGCACTACCTCGGGCGCGTGTGGGCCACCGCGGCGTCGGTCGTGCTCGGGATGCCCGTCTACGACACGCAGTGCGGCGCGAAGCTGTTCCGCGTCGCGGGGCCGCTGACCGCGGCGCTGGAGGCGCCGTTCCTCTCGCGCTGGGCGTTCGACGTCGAGCTGCTGGCGCGGCTGCACGCCGCGACCGCGGGCCAGGACGTCGACGAGAGCTTCGTCGAGCACCCGCTCGCCGAGTGGCGCGACGTCGCGGGCTCCAAGCTCACGATGGGCGCCGCGCTGCGCTCGGGGCTCGACCTCGCGCGCATCGCGTGGCGCGTGCGGCGCGGCGCGCGGCGCGCGGTCAGTCCGGTCGTCGACCGACCGCCAGCACCGACAGGCCCGCGCTGA
- a CDS encoding Ig-like domain-containing protein — MLAACGERDGPSVFNPDGGVSAGVSEVVVEPKVDTLLARDSLQATDFGRLKATVIGFSGGVIGSARIEWTTSDTTIVTVDASGVVRPRRIGSATVTATSGNKAGHATIVVTWAAQRLTITSPTRPVGTTGAATVDTILVRNPIVAQDTRLLRARAIDARGDTLTGVRYTWSSSNAAVATVDSAGVVRARGVGSATITAQGADLTASRTVLVASVVREVRITAPATQALTDDTLRLTARALGHDGQPVADPRVTWTSSDPQTATIDSLGLARFLRAGTVRFTATSHFASGSTGAAPNAPDVVVQPRAYLQVDAGLDHTCSVITLGRVYCWGRRAEGQLGTASQDTTCFDGVSTAVPCSFVPKRATTDLAFARVVAGDLTTCAIAVTGRAYCWGTGSAGQLGNGSTANSPTPTLVTSALTFDTTAGSLSVGGQHACAITAGTRVVYCWGSDSTGQLGTQTVRVSSTTPIPPDLPTLPVETNPARWVSAGARQTCAIGARGQAFCWGSNTTGALGIGNLQSRELPTLIASTLAFTSIAAPAVVGGHTCALTTDGRALCWGANNAGQIGVDTSGGPLPTPQFVFGSARFSAIGVGRDFTCALGASDNEIYCWGANDLGQLGLEPAGPGTGHARPKIVNTPVALGPDGRVLDLPRVTFVGLTVGNRHACGLASDGTLYCWGSETFGPLGSPLQARIQPRPVRVVRPL, encoded by the coding sequence GTGCTGGCTGCATGCGGCGAGCGCGACGGCCCCTCGGTGTTCAATCCCGACGGTGGCGTCTCGGCCGGCGTCTCGGAGGTCGTCGTCGAGCCGAAGGTCGACACGCTGCTCGCGCGCGACTCGCTGCAGGCGACCGACTTCGGGCGCCTGAAGGCGACCGTCATCGGCTTCAGCGGCGGCGTGATCGGCAGCGCGCGCATCGAGTGGACGACGTCCGACACGACGATCGTCACCGTCGACGCGAGCGGCGTCGTGCGCCCGCGACGGATCGGCAGCGCGACCGTCACCGCCACGAGCGGCAACAAGGCCGGCCACGCGACGATCGTCGTGACGTGGGCCGCGCAGCGGCTGACCATCACGTCGCCCACGCGGCCGGTGGGCACGACGGGCGCGGCGACGGTGGACACCATCCTGGTGCGGAACCCCATCGTCGCGCAGGACACGCGCCTGCTGCGCGCCCGCGCCATCGACGCGCGCGGCGACACGCTGACCGGCGTGCGCTACACCTGGTCGTCGAGCAATGCCGCCGTCGCCACGGTCGACTCGGCCGGCGTGGTGCGCGCGCGCGGCGTGGGGAGCGCGACCATCACCGCGCAGGGCGCCGACCTGACGGCGTCGCGCACGGTGCTCGTGGCGTCGGTCGTGCGCGAGGTGCGCATCACCGCGCCGGCGACGCAGGCGCTCACCGACGACACGCTGCGGCTCACCGCGCGCGCGCTCGGCCACGATGGCCAGCCGGTCGCCGATCCGCGCGTGACGTGGACGTCGTCGGACCCGCAGACGGCGACGATCGACTCGCTGGGGCTGGCGCGCTTCCTCCGCGCGGGCACCGTGCGCTTCACCGCGACGAGCCACTTCGCGAGCGGCAGCACGGGCGCCGCCCCGAACGCGCCGGACGTCGTCGTGCAGCCGCGCGCGTACCTCCAGGTGGACGCGGGCCTCGACCACACCTGCAGCGTGATCACCCTCGGCCGCGTGTACTGCTGGGGGCGGCGCGCCGAGGGGCAGCTCGGCACCGCGTCGCAGGACACGACGTGCTTCGACGGCGTCTCGACGGCCGTGCCGTGCAGCTTCGTCCCCAAGCGCGCCACCACCGACCTCGCGTTCGCGCGCGTCGTCGCGGGCGACCTCACGACGTGCGCGATCGCCGTCACCGGCCGCGCGTACTGCTGGGGCACGGGCAGCGCGGGGCAGCTCGGCAACGGCTCCACCGCCAACTCGCCGACGCCGACGCTCGTCACCAGCGCTCTGACGTTCGACACGACGGCGGGCTCGCTGAGCGTCGGCGGCCAGCACGCGTGCGCGATCACGGCCGGCACGCGCGTGGTCTACTGCTGGGGCTCCGACTCGACGGGGCAGCTCGGCACGCAGACGGTGCGCGTGAGCAGCACGACGCCCATCCCGCCGGACCTGCCGACGCTCCCCGTCGAGACGAACCCCGCGCGCTGGGTCAGCGCGGGCGCGCGGCAGACGTGCGCGATCGGCGCGCGCGGGCAGGCCTTCTGCTGGGGGAGCAACACGACGGGCGCGCTCGGCATCGGCAACCTCCAGAGCCGCGAGCTGCCGACGCTCATCGCGAGCACGCTGGCGTTCACGAGCATCGCCGCGCCCGCGGTGGTGGGCGGCCACACGTGCGCGCTGACGACGGACGGCCGCGCGCTCTGCTGGGGCGCGAACAACGCCGGCCAGATCGGCGTCGACACGTCGGGCGGGCCGCTCCCCACGCCGCAGTTCGTGTTCGGGAGCGCGCGCTTCAGCGCGATCGGCGTCGGCCGCGACTTCACGTGCGCGCTCGGCGCGTCGGACAACGAGATCTACTGCTGGGGCGCGAACGACCTCGGACAGCTCGGCCTCGAGCCGGCGGGCCCGGGCACCGGCCACGCGCGCCCGAAGATCGTGAACACGCCCGTCGCCCTCGGCCCCGACGGCCGCGTGCTCGACCTGCCGCGCGTGACGTTCGTGGGGCTCACCGTCGGCAACCGCCACGCCTGCGGGCTCGCGTCCGACGGGACGCTGTACTGCTGGGGGTCGGAAACCTTCGGTCCGCTCGGCTCGCCTTTGCAGGCGCGCATCCAACCGCGGCCCGTGCGCGTCGTGCGCCCACTCTGA
- a CDS encoding glycosyltransferase family 2 protein, protein MINGRKVMVVMPAYNAARTLERTMRDVPAGLVDEFLLVDDCSRDGTVQEAARLGIPYVVHERNRGYGGNQKTCYTEALRRGADIVVMLHPDYQYAPTLIGAMAWLVASGEFDVVLGSRILGKGALAGGMPLYKYVANRALTFVENVLLDLKLSEYHTGYRAFSRRVLETLPLEECSDDFVFDNQMLAQCAAFDFAIGEISCPTRYFAEASSINFRRSVRYGFGVLATAASYRLHRLGVRRSPLFETSGRRLPTGAVNAARPVDVPS, encoded by the coding sequence GTGATCAACGGTCGCAAGGTCATGGTCGTCATGCCCGCCTACAACGCGGCGCGCACGCTCGAGCGCACGATGCGCGACGTGCCGGCGGGGCTGGTCGACGAGTTCCTGCTGGTCGACGACTGCTCGCGCGACGGCACCGTGCAGGAGGCCGCGCGACTCGGCATCCCGTACGTCGTGCACGAGCGCAATCGCGGCTACGGCGGCAACCAGAAGACGTGCTACACCGAGGCGCTCCGCCGCGGCGCCGACATCGTCGTGATGCTGCACCCCGACTACCAGTACGCGCCGACGCTCATCGGCGCGATGGCGTGGCTCGTCGCCTCGGGCGAGTTCGACGTCGTGCTCGGCTCGCGCATCCTGGGGAAGGGCGCGCTGGCCGGCGGCATGCCGCTCTACAAGTACGTCGCGAACCGCGCGCTCACCTTCGTCGAGAACGTGCTGCTCGACCTCAAGCTCTCCGAGTACCACACCGGCTACCGCGCGTTCTCGCGGCGCGTGCTCGAGACGCTGCCGCTGGAGGAGTGCTCGGACGACTTCGTGTTCGACAACCAGATGCTCGCGCAGTGCGCCGCGTTCGACTTCGCGATCGGGGAGATCAGCTGCCCCACGCGCTACTTCGCGGAGGCGTCGTCGATCAACTTCCGGCGCTCGGTGCGCTACGGCTTCGGCGTGCTGGCGACGGCCGCGAGCTACCGGCTGCATCGCCTGGGCGTCCGCCGCTCGCCGCTGTTCGAGACGTCGGGGCGCCGGCTTCCCACGGGCGCCGTGAACGCGGCGCGCCCGGTGGACGTGCCGTCGTGA
- a CDS encoding alpha/beta hydrolase, which translates to MVSLLRTARRALLALAAASAFASPAEAHAQTTGRVRVDTLWSNALRTRKQFVVYLPASYDREPARRYPVAYYLHGLWGDEWNWVRNGRLDAAMDSLVAAGGPEMIVVMPDGDDSWYTTWNALVTIDACQRDSTRKEPAAAYCVPWPHYDDYVARDLVAKVDSSYRTRADRRHRGIAGLSMGGYGAVSLALRYPDVWSAAASHSGFVAPLLDAAGPFDASRPPRYATDVAAMATRWRDYWASLPFAFGRDTMGWWARDPGRIAARLQRTDAARMPALRLDVGAGDRFLDQNRALHFTLDSLRVAHAYAEHPGAHDWTYWRAHVPESLAWLGARLADGARP; encoded by the coding sequence GTGGTCTCCCTCCTCCGCACCGCCCGCCGCGCGCTCCTCGCCCTCGCCGCGGCTTCCGCATTCGCGTCGCCGGCCGAGGCGCACGCGCAGACGACCGGCCGCGTGCGCGTCGACACGCTCTGGTCGAACGCGCTCCGCACCCGCAAGCAGTTCGTCGTCTACCTGCCCGCCTCGTACGATCGCGAGCCCGCGCGCCGCTATCCCGTCGCCTACTACCTGCACGGGCTGTGGGGCGACGAGTGGAACTGGGTCCGCAACGGCCGCCTCGACGCCGCGATGGACTCGCTCGTCGCCGCCGGCGGGCCCGAGATGATCGTCGTCATGCCCGACGGCGACGACTCGTGGTACACGACGTGGAACGCGCTCGTCACGATCGACGCCTGCCAGCGCGACTCGACGCGGAAGGAGCCGGCCGCGGCGTACTGCGTGCCGTGGCCGCACTACGACGACTACGTCGCGCGCGACCTCGTGGCGAAGGTGGACTCGAGCTACCGCACGCGCGCCGACCGCCGCCACCGCGGCATCGCGGGGCTGAGCATGGGCGGCTACGGCGCCGTCTCGCTCGCGCTGCGCTACCCGGACGTCTGGTCGGCGGCCGCGAGCCACTCGGGCTTCGTCGCGCCGCTGCTCGACGCCGCGGGCCCGTTCGACGCGAGCCGTCCGCCGCGCTACGCCACCGACGTCGCGGCGATGGCGACGCGCTGGCGCGACTACTGGGCGTCGCTGCCGTTCGCCTTCGGGCGCGACACCATGGGCTGGTGGGCGCGCGACCCGGGCCGCATCGCGGCGCGGCTGCAGCGGACGGACGCCGCGCGCATGCCCGCGCTCCGGCTCGACGTCGGCGCCGGCGACCGGTTCCTCGACCAGAACCGCGCGCTCCACTTCACGCTCGACTCGCTCCGCGTCGCGCACGCGTACGCCGAGCATCCGGGCGCGCACGACTGGACCTACTGGCGCGCGCACGTGCCCGAGAGCCTGGCGTGGCTCGGCGCGCGGCTGGCCGACGGCGCGCGGCCGTGA
- a CDS encoding M24 family metallopeptidase gives MRRTACAVRAFLVAGALAAPAAAQTAQTARPTPERPFGTLRAQAARQQGWLAERLRTVLPTLLRRHGVDMWVVPMREYNEDPVFSSLVSPTTFAARRRTIYVFFDRCAGRDSAAAARDTSCGVERLALGGTSQGGVYEAVRATKPVPAPGGVTVAAGSGANTRQAELWGDEQWQVLKRVVEQRKPRRIAINASRTFAFSDGLSAGELEGMQEALGAEWSNRFVRVDALPLEMIAARLPDEEAAFREMNRLVWDIIGEAFSNRVITPGTTTTQDVVWWMRQRVNDLGLGTWFQPSVEVQRQGWTAERLGEDPVIQRGDVLHCDFGITAFRLNTDTQHMGYVLRAGESAPPAGLVAALRASNRLQDIVVAELRPGRTGNAVLAASQARMRAERIDGTIYSHPIGLHGHGAGPLIGLWDYQDGVPGRGDAVVIPRMWYSIELQATTPVPEWGGQPVRSAQEEDVIIGADGVVKWAWQRQTQFHLVR, from the coding sequence ATGCGTCGCACCGCGTGCGCCGTCCGCGCATTCCTCGTCGCCGGCGCGCTCGCCGCGCCCGCCGCCGCGCAGACCGCGCAGACCGCGCGCCCCACGCCCGAGCGCCCGTTCGGCACGCTGCGCGCGCAGGCCGCGCGGCAGCAGGGCTGGCTCGCGGAGCGCCTGCGCACCGTGCTCCCCACGCTGCTGCGGCGCCACGGCGTGGACATGTGGGTCGTGCCGATGCGCGAGTACAACGAGGACCCCGTGTTCTCGTCGCTCGTGTCGCCGACGACGTTCGCCGCGCGGCGGCGCACGATCTACGTCTTCTTCGACCGCTGCGCGGGGCGCGACTCCGCCGCCGCGGCACGCGACACCTCGTGCGGCGTCGAGCGGCTCGCGCTCGGCGGCACGTCGCAGGGCGGCGTGTACGAGGCGGTGCGCGCGACCAAGCCCGTCCCCGCGCCCGGCGGCGTCACGGTGGCGGCGGGCAGCGGCGCGAACACGCGCCAGGCGGAGCTCTGGGGCGACGAGCAGTGGCAGGTGCTGAAGCGCGTCGTCGAGCAGCGGAAGCCGCGCCGCATCGCCATCAACGCGTCGCGCACCTTCGCCTTCTCCGACGGCCTCTCCGCCGGCGAGCTGGAAGGGATGCAGGAAGCGCTCGGCGCCGAGTGGTCCAATCGCTTCGTGCGCGTCGACGCGCTGCCGCTGGAGATGATCGCCGCGCGCCTTCCGGACGAGGAGGCCGCGTTCCGCGAGATGAACCGCCTCGTCTGGGACATCATCGGCGAGGCGTTCTCGAACCGCGTCATCACGCCCGGCACGACGACGACGCAGGACGTCGTCTGGTGGATGCGCCAGCGCGTCAACGACCTGGGGCTCGGCACCTGGTTCCAGCCGTCGGTCGAGGTGCAGCGGCAGGGGTGGACCGCGGAGCGGCTCGGCGAGGACCCGGTCATCCAGCGCGGCGACGTGCTGCACTGCGACTTCGGGATCACGGCGTTCCGACTGAACACCGACACGCAGCACATGGGCTACGTGCTGCGCGCGGGCGAGAGCGCGCCGCCGGCAGGGCTGGTGGCCGCGCTGCGCGCGTCGAACCGGCTGCAGGACATCGTCGTCGCGGAGCTGCGCCCGGGCCGCACGGGCAACGCGGTGCTGGCGGCGTCGCAGGCGCGCATGCGCGCGGAGCGCATCGACGGGACGATCTACTCGCACCCGATCGGGCTGCACGGCCACGGCGCGGGCCCGCTGATCGGGCTGTGGGACTACCAGGACGGCGTGCCCGGTCGCGGCGACGCGGTCGTCATCCCGCGCATGTGGTACTCGATCGAGCTGCAGGCGACGACGCCCGTGCCCGAGTGGGGCGGCCAGCCGGTGCGGTCGGCGCAGGAAGAAGATGTGATCATCGGCGCGGACGGTGTCGTGAAGTGGGCGTGGCAGCGCCAGACTCAGTTCCATCTCGTTCGGTAG
- a CDS encoding BrxA/BrxB family bacilliredoxin, giving the protein MYPEPLVAPMRQELTRLGVEELRSPEQVDAKLTQPGTTLVVVNSVCGCAARNARPAVAEALQHPARPDAATTVFAGQDTAATQRAREYFTGYAPSSPSIALLKDGKLVFMLERWQIEGRAAEQIARDLTVAFDRHCAPAAQTA; this is encoded by the coding sequence ATGTATCCCGAACCGCTCGTCGCCCCCATGCGGCAGGAGCTCACGCGCCTCGGCGTCGAGGAGCTGCGCTCGCCGGAGCAGGTCGACGCGAAGCTCACCCAGCCCGGCACCACGCTCGTCGTCGTGAACTCCGTCTGCGGCTGCGCCGCGCGCAACGCGCGCCCCGCGGTCGCGGAGGCGCTGCAGCACCCCGCGCGGCCGGACGCGGCGACCACCGTCTTCGCGGGGCAGGACACCGCGGCCACGCAGCGCGCGCGCGAGTACTTCACCGGCTACGCGCCGTCGTCGCCCTCGATCGCGCTGCTGAAGGACGGGAAGCTCGTCTTCATGCTCGAGCGCTGGCAGATCGAAGGCCGTGCGGCCGAGCAGATCGCGCGCGACCTCACGGTGGCGTTCGACCGTCACTGCGCACCGGCCGCCCAGACCGCCTGA
- a CDS encoding class I SAM-dependent methyltransferase, whose product MDAAAYDFIFEREHQHWWFRARRELIARTVTRFVPDGAPFLDVGCGTGSLLERLGRAVEPWGLDPSAESVARGRARGLRRLTEGGVDAIATLPQRHFAGVGFFDVLEHLDDDAGALRLAFDALRPGGVVVATVPAFRWLWSRHDEVHQHRRRYRREELAARLTEAGFLPELLTYYNARLFPLVATVRLVERAFGLEADADTRVPPAPINRLLERVFLSERTRLARATTSGGFSAGLSVLAVGRRPD is encoded by the coding sequence GTGGACGCCGCCGCCTACGACTTCATCTTCGAGCGCGAGCACCAGCACTGGTGGTTCCGCGCCCGACGCGAGCTGATCGCGCGGACGGTGACGCGGTTCGTGCCCGACGGCGCGCCCTTCCTCGACGTCGGCTGCGGCACGGGCTCGCTGCTGGAGCGGCTGGGGCGCGCGGTCGAGCCGTGGGGACTCGACCCGTCCGCGGAGTCGGTGGCGCGCGGGCGCGCGCGCGGGCTGCGCCGGCTGACCGAGGGCGGCGTGGACGCGATCGCGACGCTGCCGCAGCGGCACTTCGCCGGCGTGGGCTTCTTCGACGTGCTGGAGCACCTCGACGACGACGCGGGCGCGCTGCGACTGGCGTTCGACGCGCTGCGGCCGGGCGGCGTCGTGGTGGCGACGGTGCCCGCGTTCCGGTGGCTCTGGTCACGGCACGACGAGGTGCACCAGCACCGCCGGCGCTACCGGCGCGAGGAGCTGGCGGCGCGGCTCACGGAGGCCGGCTTCCTCCCCGAGCTGCTGACGTACTACAACGCGCGGCTCTTCCCGCTGGTCGCGACCGTGCGCCTGGTCGAGCGGGCCTTCGGCCTGGAGGCCGACGCCGACACGCGCGTCCCGCCCGCGCCGATCAACCGCCTGCTGGAGCGCGTCTTCCTGTCGGAGCGCACGCGCCTCGCGCGCGCGACCACGTCGGGCGGCTTCAGCGCGGGCCTGTCGGTGCTGGCGGTCGGTCGACGACCGGACTGA